A genomic window from Mesorhizobium sp. 131-2-1 includes:
- a CDS encoding ABC transporter substrate-binding protein produces MNAFLKSCTALTVALTFSGQAIAQVKELGKGEGEVNIVAWPGYIERGETDKGYDWVTSFEKDTGCKVNVKTANTSDEMVSLMNEGGFDLVTASGDASLRLVAGKRVQPINTDLIPSWKTVDDRLKDAPWFTVDKVHYGVPYQWGPNVLMYNTDVFKEAPKSWNIVFEEMKLPDGKSNKGRVQAYDGPIHIADAANYLMFHKPELGIKDPYELTEDQYKAALDLLRVQRTLVGRYWHDAAIQVDDFQNEGVVASGSWPYQVNTLVAAKKPVSSTIPEEGVTGWADTTMMEADAAHPNCAYMWLEHSLSPKVQGDVSAWFGSLPVVPDACKGNELLGGEGCKTNGYDYFDKIKFWKTPVSKCASENNQCVPYYRWVSDYIGVIGGR; encoded by the coding sequence ATGAATGCATTCCTGAAGTCGTGCACCGCATTGACGGTCGCGCTGACCTTCTCCGGCCAGGCCATCGCCCAGGTCAAGGAACTCGGCAAGGGCGAGGGCGAAGTCAACATCGTTGCCTGGCCGGGCTATATCGAGCGCGGCGAAACCGACAAGGGCTATGACTGGGTGACGTCCTTCGAGAAGGACACGGGCTGCAAGGTCAACGTCAAGACCGCCAACACGTCAGACGAGATGGTCTCGCTGATGAACGAAGGTGGCTTCGATCTCGTCACCGCGTCGGGCGATGCATCGCTACGCCTGGTCGCCGGCAAGCGCGTCCAGCCGATCAACACCGATCTCATCCCAAGCTGGAAGACGGTCGACGACCGCCTCAAGGACGCGCCCTGGTTCACGGTCGACAAGGTGCACTACGGCGTCCCCTATCAGTGGGGCCCGAACGTGCTGATGTACAACACCGATGTCTTCAAGGAAGCGCCCAAGAGCTGGAACATTGTCTTTGAGGAGATGAAGCTGCCCGACGGCAAGTCGAACAAGGGCCGCGTCCAGGCCTATGACGGCCCGATCCATATCGCCGACGCCGCCAACTACCTGATGTTCCACAAGCCGGAGCTTGGCATCAAGGACCCCTACGAGCTGACCGAGGACCAGTACAAGGCCGCGCTCGACCTGCTGCGCGTCCAGCGCACGCTGGTCGGCCGCTATTGGCATGATGCCGCGATCCAGGTCGACGACTTCCAGAACGAAGGCGTGGTTGCCTCGGGTTCCTGGCCCTACCAGGTCAACACGCTGGTCGCTGCCAAGAAGCCGGTCTCTTCGACCATTCCCGAGGAAGGCGTCACCGGCTGGGCCGACACCACCATGATGGAGGCCGACGCCGCCCATCCGAACTGCGCCTATATGTGGCTCGAGCATTCGCTGTCGCCCAAGGTGCAGGGCGATGTCTCCGCCTGGTTCGGCTCGCTGCCGGTGGTGCCCGACGCCTGCAAGGGCAACGAGCTGCTTGGCGGAGAGGGCTGCAAGACCAACGGCTACGACTATTTCGACAAGATCAAGTTCTGGAAGACGCCGGTGTCGAAATGCGCCAGCGAGAACAACCAGTGCGTACCCTATTACCGCTGGGTGTCGGACTATATCGGCGTCATCGGCGGGCGGTGA